The Syngnathoides biaculeatus isolate LvHL_M chromosome 6, ASM1980259v1, whole genome shotgun sequence genome has a window encoding:
- the gdpgp1 gene encoding GDP-D-glucose phosphorylase 1 isoform X1: MYFDRSNRKCKHQRRRTDAILPELTIAQICGNVLMPMQFVYGKQDFVQGVRVDTDGIARKVDESRFDSVVKAGWTDRMERGVFRYHLGDLKTRILPGRCGLVAQLNVKRGIERRKPQEILSIQQDFNAKKFNFNKVNPDEIIFEMIKDSEEGHEMGRPPCKTVVLVNVSPLEFGHCLFVPDPARCFPQVLTSFAIQVGIESVLLSSDPAFRVGFNSLGACASVNHLHLHGYYLKYKLNIESAPVRPLLPEKGVYTLPGFPAGFLFYSESKGVEDVARAVCRVTDFLIEANVAHNLFLTRGCPPCEEDDKLLRKGVRIAVWPRMACFGTKEETAFNVAVCELAGHLSFKNSKDFELTTESHVIDTIQCYLLPPGEFLQLEKQLTQHLKIGV, translated from the coding sequence GATGCCTATGCAGTTTGTCTACGGGAAGCAGGACTTTGTTCAAGGCGTGCGTGTCGACACTGACGGCATAGCCCGGAAGGTGGATGAGTCCAGGTTTGATTCAGTCGTCAAAGCCGGATGGACGGACAGGATGGAGAGGGGGGTCTTCCGTTACCATTTGGGGGACTTAAAAACGCGCATCCTCCCCGGCCGCTGTGGTTTGGTGGCCCAGTTAAATGTCAAGAGAGGAATCGAAAGAAGGAAACCTCAGGAGATCCTCAGCATTCAACAGGATTTCAACGCCAAgaagtttaattttaacaagGTCAATCCAGATGAGATCATATTTGAGATGATTAAAGATTCCGAGGAAGGGCACGAAATGGGCCGTCCTCCATGCAAGACTGTTGTGTTGGTCAATGTCAGTCCTCTGGAGTTCGGACATTGTCTTTTTGTTCCAGATCCGGCACGCTGCTTTCCTCAGGTCCTCACGAGTTTCGCCATTCAAGTTGGCATCGAATCAGTGTTGCTCAGCTCTGACCCAGCCTTTCGTGTGGGCTTCAACAGTCTTGGAGCTTGTGCATCTGTCAACCATTTACACCTCCATGGATATTACCTGAAATACAAGCTTAATATTGAATCCGCACCTGTCCGCCCACTTCTTCCTGAAAAGGGGGTTTACACGTTGCCCGGCTTTCCTGCAGGTTTTCTGTTCTATAGCGAATCCAAAGGAGTGGAAGATGTCGCGAGGGCCGTCTGTCGTGTCACCGACTTCCTAATAGAGGCCAATGTTGCTCACAACCTCTTCTTGACCAGGGGATGTCCACCCTGCGAAGAGGATGACAAGTTACTAAGAAAAGGCGTGCGTATTGCTGTGTGGCCACGAATGGCTTGTTTCGGTACCAAAGAGGAGACCGCTTTCAACGTTGCGGTATGTGAGCTTGCAGGACATCTGTCATTTAAGAACAGCAAGGACTTTGAGCTCACCACCGAATCTCATGTGATCGATACCATTCAATGTTATCTTCTACCGCCTGGAGAATTTCTTCAGTTAGAAAAGCAACTGACTCAGCATTTAAAGATAGGGGTTTAA
- the gdpgp1 gene encoding GDP-D-glucose phosphorylase 1 isoform X2 has translation MMPMQFVYGKQDFVQGVRVDTDGIARKVDESRFDSVVKAGWTDRMERGVFRYHLGDLKTRILPGRCGLVAQLNVKRGIERRKPQEILSIQQDFNAKKFNFNKVNPDEIIFEMIKDSEEGHEMGRPPCKTVVLVNVSPLEFGHCLFVPDPARCFPQVLTSFAIQVGIESVLLSSDPAFRVGFNSLGACASVNHLHLHGYYLKYKLNIESAPVRPLLPEKGVYTLPGFPAGFLFYSESKGVEDVARAVCRVTDFLIEANVAHNLFLTRGCPPCEEDDKLLRKGVRIAVWPRMACFGTKEETAFNVAVCELAGHLSFKNSKDFELTTESHVIDTIQCYLLPPGEFLQLEKQLTQHLKIGV, from the coding sequence GATGCCTATGCAGTTTGTCTACGGGAAGCAGGACTTTGTTCAAGGCGTGCGTGTCGACACTGACGGCATAGCCCGGAAGGTGGATGAGTCCAGGTTTGATTCAGTCGTCAAAGCCGGATGGACGGACAGGATGGAGAGGGGGGTCTTCCGTTACCATTTGGGGGACTTAAAAACGCGCATCCTCCCCGGCCGCTGTGGTTTGGTGGCCCAGTTAAATGTCAAGAGAGGAATCGAAAGAAGGAAACCTCAGGAGATCCTCAGCATTCAACAGGATTTCAACGCCAAgaagtttaattttaacaagGTCAATCCAGATGAGATCATATTTGAGATGATTAAAGATTCCGAGGAAGGGCACGAAATGGGCCGTCCTCCATGCAAGACTGTTGTGTTGGTCAATGTCAGTCCTCTGGAGTTCGGACATTGTCTTTTTGTTCCAGATCCGGCACGCTGCTTTCCTCAGGTCCTCACGAGTTTCGCCATTCAAGTTGGCATCGAATCAGTGTTGCTCAGCTCTGACCCAGCCTTTCGTGTGGGCTTCAACAGTCTTGGAGCTTGTGCATCTGTCAACCATTTACACCTCCATGGATATTACCTGAAATACAAGCTTAATATTGAATCCGCACCTGTCCGCCCACTTCTTCCTGAAAAGGGGGTTTACACGTTGCCCGGCTTTCCTGCAGGTTTTCTGTTCTATAGCGAATCCAAAGGAGTGGAAGATGTCGCGAGGGCCGTCTGTCGTGTCACCGACTTCCTAATAGAGGCCAATGTTGCTCACAACCTCTTCTTGACCAGGGGATGTCCACCCTGCGAAGAGGATGACAAGTTACTAAGAAAAGGCGTGCGTATTGCTGTGTGGCCACGAATGGCTTGTTTCGGTACCAAAGAGGAGACCGCTTTCAACGTTGCGGTATGTGAGCTTGCAGGACATCTGTCATTTAAGAACAGCAAGGACTTTGAGCTCACCACCGAATCTCATGTGATCGATACCATTCAATGTTATCTTCTACCGCCTGGAGAATTTCTTCAGTTAGAAAAGCAACTGACTCAGCATTTAAAGATAGGGGTTTAA